In Amycolatopsis jiangsuensis, the following proteins share a genomic window:
- the egtB gene encoding ergothioneine biosynthesis protein EgtB, with translation MSVTPEPNPLLELSPQDLRAHAAAALTRARERSVTLTDAVDDGDLVRQHSKLMSPLVWDLAHIGSQEELWLVRDVGGREALRPDIDDLYDAFRHSRADRPALPLLSPAEARAYVREVREKAFDVLEKAPMEGRRLTESAFAFGMITQHEQQHDETMLATHQLRKGEPVLHAPEPPRAPSGPRPAEVLVPGGRFTMGTSAEPWALDNERPAHEIDVPAFVLDTTPVTCGAYLEFLDGGGYQRERLWSAAGWAYLQDHGITAPRFWHRGPDGWWRTRFGVRERLPEREPVVHVSYYEAEAYAKWAGKRLPTEAEWEKAARFDPATGRSRRFPWGDEEPTAEHANVGQRHLRPAEAGAYPAGRSPLGVAQLIGDVWEWTSTDFHGYPGFAAFPYREYSEVFFGPEYKVLRGGSFGTDSAAARGTFRNWDYPIRRQIFAGFRCARDPRPGEVG, from the coding sequence ATGAGCGTCACCCCCGAGCCCAACCCCCTGCTGGAACTGAGCCCGCAGGACCTGCGCGCGCACGCGGCAGCGGCGTTGACGCGGGCCCGCGAGCGCAGCGTCACGCTCACCGACGCGGTCGACGACGGAGACCTCGTGCGCCAGCATTCGAAACTGATGTCGCCGCTGGTGTGGGATCTCGCGCACATCGGCAGCCAGGAAGAGCTGTGGCTGGTCCGCGATGTCGGCGGACGGGAGGCGCTGCGGCCGGACATCGACGACCTGTACGACGCCTTCCGGCATTCGCGGGCGGACCGGCCGGCGCTGCCGCTGCTCAGCCCGGCCGAGGCCCGGGCGTACGTGCGTGAAGTCCGGGAGAAGGCCTTCGACGTCCTGGAAAAGGCGCCGATGGAGGGGCGGCGGCTCACCGAGAGCGCGTTCGCCTTCGGGATGATCACCCAGCACGAGCAGCAGCACGACGAGACGATGCTGGCCACCCACCAGCTGCGCAAGGGAGAGCCGGTGCTGCACGCGCCGGAGCCGCCGCGCGCGCCGTCCGGACCCCGGCCGGCCGAGGTCCTGGTCCCCGGGGGCAGGTTCACGATGGGCACGAGCGCGGAACCCTGGGCGCTGGACAACGAACGTCCGGCGCACGAGATCGACGTGCCGGCGTTCGTACTCGACACCACCCCGGTCACCTGCGGGGCGTACCTGGAGTTCCTCGACGGCGGCGGCTACCAGCGGGAGCGGCTCTGGAGCGCGGCCGGCTGGGCCTACCTCCAGGACCACGGCATCACGGCGCCACGGTTCTGGCACCGCGGGCCGGACGGCTGGTGGCGCACGCGTTTCGGGGTGCGGGAACGGCTTCCGGAGCGGGAACCGGTCGTGCACGTGTCCTACTACGAGGCCGAGGCGTACGCGAAGTGGGCGGGCAAGCGGCTGCCCACCGAGGCGGAGTGGGAGAAGGCCGCCCGGTTCGATCCGGCCACCGGCCGTTCGCGGCGATTCCCTTGGGGCGACGAGGAACCCACGGCCGAACACGCCAATGTCGGCCAGCGCCACCTGCGCCCGGCCGAGGCCGGCGCGTACCCCGCCGGGCGGTCGCCACTGGGCGTGGCCCAGCTGATCGGGGACGTGTGGGAGTGGACGAGCACCGACTTCCACGGCTATCCCGGGTTCGCGGCGTTCCCGTACCGGGAGTACTCGGAGGTGTTCTTCGGGCCGGAGTACAAGGTGCTGCGCGGCGGATCGTTCGGCACCGACTCGGCGGCCGCGCGCGGCACGTTCCGCAACTGGGACTACCCGATCCGGCGGCAGATCTTCGCCGGCTTCCGCTGTGCCCGCGATCCGCGTCCGGGCGAGGTGGGCTAG
- a CDS encoding Dyp-type peroxidase — MTLARRAFLRGAAGAGAGAGLAGLTGSAAAGQNGQNASFHGPRQAAVLAEPARHSVVAAFDVIAEDRAELTALLRELTDRARFLTAGGAPAALGITGPPADSGVLGPQVPGGALSVLVGAGASLFDDRFGLAARKPPKLKTMPTFPDDALDPQWCHGDLSLVLNAAEPDTVLHALRDLTRATRGGMQLRWKIDGFSSPPRPSGTPRNLLGFKDGTANPQQSELDRLVWTEDGGSYQVIRLIRMLVEFWDRVSLSEQENMIGRRRDTGAPLDGAAEQDAPRYGEDPIGTVVPLTSHIRLANPRTARTDGERILRRSVNYDRGVDANGNLDMGLVFTCYQRDLERQFEAVQGRLAGEPLTDYVSPFGGGYFHLFPGVTDPADHYGRALLS, encoded by the coding sequence GTGACGCTGGCGAGGCGCGCGTTCCTGCGTGGTGCGGCGGGCGCGGGGGCCGGGGCGGGACTGGCCGGGCTCACCGGCAGTGCCGCGGCGGGGCAGAACGGGCAGAACGCGTCGTTCCACGGTCCGCGGCAGGCGGCGGTGCTCGCCGAACCGGCGCGGCATTCGGTGGTGGCCGCGTTCGACGTGATCGCCGAGGACCGCGCCGAGCTGACCGCTCTGCTGCGGGAGCTGACCGACCGGGCCCGGTTCCTGACCGCCGGCGGTGCGCCCGCGGCGCTCGGGATCACCGGTCCTCCCGCGGATTCCGGGGTGCTCGGCCCGCAGGTCCCCGGTGGCGCGTTGTCGGTGCTCGTGGGTGCCGGGGCGTCGCTGTTCGACGACCGGTTCGGGCTCGCCGCACGGAAACCGCCGAAGCTCAAGACGATGCCCACCTTCCCGGACGACGCGCTCGACCCGCAGTGGTGCCACGGCGATCTCAGCCTGGTGCTGAACGCCGCCGAGCCGGACACCGTACTGCACGCGTTGCGGGATCTCACCCGCGCGACCCGGGGTGGGATGCAGCTGCGGTGGAAGATCGACGGCTTCAGCTCGCCTCCACGGCCCTCCGGCACCCCGCGCAACCTCCTCGGGTTCAAGGACGGCACGGCGAACCCGCAACAGTCCGAACTGGACCGTCTGGTGTGGACCGAGGACGGCGGAAGCTACCAGGTGATCCGGCTGATCCGGATGCTCGTGGAGTTCTGGGACCGGGTGTCACTGTCCGAGCAGGAGAACATGATCGGGCGGCGGCGGGACACCGGGGCCCCGCTCGACGGCGCGGCCGAACAGGACGCGCCGCGGTACGGGGAGGACCCGATCGGCACCGTGGTGCCGCTGACCAGCCACATCCGGCTGGCGAACCCGCGGACCGCGCGCACCGACGGCGAACGCATCCTGCGCCGGTCGGTCAACTACGACCGCGGGGTGGACGCGAACGGGAACCTCGACATGGGGCTCGTCTTCACCTGCTATCAGCGCGATCTCGAGCGGCAGTTCGAGGCCGTGCAGGGGCGGCTCGCCGGCGAGCCGCTCACCGACTACGTCTCGCCGTTCGGGGGTGGGTACTTCCACCTGTTCCCCGGCGTGACGGATCCGGCCGACCACTACGGCCGGGCCTTGCTGAGCTGA
- a CDS encoding glutamate-cysteine ligase family protein translates to MTTVHNFPDSPGSASDLAVRVLSDRAAGERYVASVCFKHGPPRLLGVELEFTVHHTGDPARPLDPDVLATALGPHTPRTLRPESPAVPLPAGSPVSLEPGCQVEISALPQASLPALHAAVEADLSHLTALLARAGLELGESGIDAHRPPRRRLRTPRYAAMERRFAPLGEGGITMMCSTAGLQICLDAGEAEQIAPRWAAAHAMGPPLLALFANSRVHQGRDTGHASARWLAVLQTEPVRTRSADADLDPGGAGLDSVGGGPGSAGAGPGSTGAGLGSAGAGWDSAGAGPDPAGTALDPAGAGLDPAGTAVDPAGAGRDSAGADLDPARAWARRMMDTPLMVLPRDRKPWDAPEGLTFADWIAGRGAAAVLPRPTGADLDYHLGTMFTPVRPQGYLELRYLDAQPPGQWLAPVALVTALFADPSTVEEVVRRCAPVAGRWEQAARHGLAAPGMSAVARDLVELGVAALPATGLPEDTITDITTGLRARLDGSRRHER, encoded by the coding sequence ATGACTACGGTGCACAATTTTCCGGACAGTCCCGGGAGTGCGTCGGACCTTGCCGTGCGGGTCCTGTCGGACCGCGCGGCCGGGGAGCGGTACGTCGCCTCGGTGTGCTTCAAGCACGGGCCACCGCGGCTGCTCGGCGTGGAACTCGAGTTCACGGTGCACCACACCGGGGACCCGGCCCGCCCCCTCGATCCCGACGTCCTCGCCACCGCGCTCGGGCCGCACACCCCGCGGACCCTGCGCCCCGAAAGTCCCGCGGTCCCGCTCCCGGCCGGTTCGCCGGTGAGCCTGGAACCCGGTTGCCAGGTGGAGATTTCCGCTCTGCCGCAGGCTTCTCTGCCGGCCCTGCACGCGGCCGTGGAAGCCGATCTCTCGCATCTCACCGCACTGCTGGCCCGCGCCGGTCTCGAACTCGGCGAATCGGGCATCGACGCGCACCGCCCGCCGCGGCGCCGGTTGCGCACTCCCCGCTACGCCGCCATGGAGCGGCGGTTCGCGCCACTCGGCGAGGGCGGCATCACGATGATGTGCAGCACCGCGGGGCTGCAGATCTGCCTGGACGCGGGCGAAGCCGAGCAGATCGCGCCCCGCTGGGCGGCCGCCCACGCGATGGGGCCGCCGCTGCTGGCCCTGTTCGCGAACTCGCGGGTGCACCAGGGCCGCGACACCGGGCACGCCTCCGCGCGGTGGCTCGCGGTGCTGCAGACCGAACCGGTGCGCACCCGATCGGCGGACGCCGACCTGGATCCGGGGGGCGCTGGCTTGGATTCGGTGGGCGGTGGTCCGGGCTCGGCGGGTGCTGGCCCTGGCTCGACGGGGGCTGGCCTGGGCTCGGCGGGCGCTGGTTGGGATTCGGCGGGTGCTGGCCCGGACCCGGCTGGCACCGCTCTGGACCCGGCTGGTGCTGGCCTGGACCCGGCTGGCACCGCTGTGGACCCGGCTGGTGCTGGTCGGGACTCGGCTGGCGCCGACCTGGACCCGGCAAGAGCGTGGGCCCGGCGGATGATGGACACCCCGCTCATGGTGCTGCCCCGGGACCGGAAGCCGTGGGATGCCCCGGAGGGGCTCACGTTCGCGGACTGGATCGCCGGGCGTGGCGCGGCCGCGGTGCTGCCCCGGCCCACCGGCGCCGATCTGGACTACCACCTCGGCACGATGTTCACGCCCGTCCGGCCGCAGGGTTATCTCGAACTGCGGTATCTGGACGCGCAACCGCCCGGGCAGTGGCTGGCGCCGGTCGCGCTGGTCACCGCGCTGTTCGCCGATCCGTCCACAGTGGAGGAAGTGGTCCGCCGCTGCGCGCCGGTGGCCGGACGCTGGGAGCAGGCGGCACGCCACGGGCTGGCCGCGCCCGGAATGTCCGCCGTGGCACGGGATCTGGTCGAGCTCGGCGTCGCCGCGCTGCCGGCCACCGGACTGCCCGAGGACACCATCACCGACATCACCACCGGGCTGCGTGCCCGGCTCGACGGATCGAGGAGGCACGAGCGATGA
- a CDS encoding EfeM/EfeO family lipoprotein, which translates to MSLAAVLAGCADEPAQDGPIEVTRAACGAGWTAPPPGPQTLRVRNNAAVTMEVELVDPATGTVFGELEGVGTGTTRSLPVNLGNGAYALRCAPEDGTPFVGPAVTVSGGTDRPGPAVVPVTYADLLEPLRRYHAYVADGLATLAGQTESVKQAVRTGDRGAAQRAWLTAHLTYERLGAAYDAFGDSDGAINGTTDGLPGGAGDPGFTGFHRLENGLWHGESAAALVPVADRLDADVRELRSSFGDAQIDQNDLGLRAHEIMENTLQFELTGRTDYGSGSNLATAGANLAGTRAVLDVLRPLLNTRFPALKDLDAWLDRTEHDLHAAAGTSLSALDRRQRERLNGDVAELTERLAPIAAIVEPRRIS; encoded by the coding sequence GTGAGTCTGGCTGCGGTTCTGGCCGGCTGCGCGGACGAACCCGCGCAGGACGGTCCGATCGAGGTGACGCGAGCGGCGTGCGGTGCGGGCTGGACCGCGCCGCCGCCGGGTCCGCAGACCTTGCGGGTCCGCAACAACGCCGCGGTCACCATGGAGGTCGAGCTCGTCGACCCGGCGACCGGCACGGTGTTCGGGGAGCTGGAGGGCGTCGGGACCGGCACGACCCGGTCGTTGCCGGTCAACCTCGGCAACGGCGCGTACGCGCTGCGGTGCGCGCCCGAGGACGGCACGCCGTTCGTCGGCCCGGCAGTGACGGTCAGCGGCGGCACCGACCGTCCGGGGCCGGCCGTGGTCCCGGTGACCTACGCGGATCTGCTCGAGCCGCTCAGGCGCTACCACGCCTACGTGGCGGACGGTCTCGCCACGCTCGCCGGCCAGACCGAGAGCGTGAAACAGGCGGTGCGCACGGGTGACCGCGGCGCCGCCCAGCGTGCGTGGCTCACCGCGCACCTGACCTACGAGCGCCTCGGCGCCGCCTACGACGCGTTCGGTGATTCGGACGGTGCGATCAACGGCACCACCGACGGGCTGCCCGGCGGGGCCGGTGACCCCGGATTCACCGGATTCCACCGGCTGGAGAACGGCTTGTGGCACGGCGAGTCCGCCGCGGCGCTGGTCCCGGTCGCGGATCGGCTCGACGCGGACGTGCGGGAGCTGCGCAGTTCGTTCGGCGACGCCCAGATCGACCAGAACGACCTCGGCCTGCGCGCACACGAGATCATGGAGAACACCCTCCAGTTCGAGCTGACCGGGCGGACCGACTACGGCAGCGGGTCGAACCTGGCGACCGCGGGCGCCAACCTCGCCGGTACGCGCGCGGTGCTCGACGTGCTGCGTCCGTTGCTCAACACCCGCTTCCCGGCGCTGAAGGACCTCGACGCCTGGCTCGACCGCACCGAGCACGATCTGCACGCCGCGGCGGGGACGTCGCTGTCCGCACTGGACCGCCGGCAGCGTGAGCGGCTCAACGGCGACGTGGCGGAGCTGACCGAACGCCTCGCGCCGATCGCGGCGATCGTCGAACCGAGGAGGATCTCGTGA
- a CDS encoding phospholipase C, which translates to MDRTRRRRTIAAAALAATAALAAACASSAAEPAAPAHAVAAESFGTATPIKHVVVIFGENISFDHYFGTYPKATNENGTPFQAAPGTPAVNGLTPELLEHNPNAYNPKRLSPDQALTCDQAHDYNKEQAAFNGGKMDKFVEHTEKDKCTGQPVLFGEPGLVMDYFDGNTVTAMWNYAQHYSLNDNSFDAVFGPSSPGAINLISGQTHGLQPVDSVSGEPKVDPNTAASPDSHGVGTMITDPDPAFDDCSDKNHTATDNLGAFQGRNVGDLLNRRGVTWGWFEGGFRPTGEENGYAVCGTQHPNVGDQAVVDYSPHHEPFQYYRSTANQKHLPPSSLHAVGQTDQANHQYDVADFNDALKAGTMPAVSFLKAPSYQDGHAGYSDPLDEQAFVVDEVNRIQASPKWDSTAIVLAYDDSDGWYDHVPSKIVNGSHDSDQDSPVCTSHPVRLGGAADRCGYGPRLPLLVLSPYSRVNHVDHTMTDQTSVLRFIEDNWRLGRIGGGSYDALAAPLNGMFDFAHPQAKPLKLDPKTGAVVG; encoded by the coding sequence GTGGATCGGACCAGGCGACGGCGGACCATCGCCGCGGCGGCGCTGGCCGCGACCGCGGCACTGGCGGCGGCGTGCGCGAGCAGTGCGGCCGAACCGGCAGCGCCCGCGCACGCGGTGGCGGCGGAGAGCTTCGGCACCGCCACACCGATCAAGCACGTGGTGGTGATCTTCGGCGAGAACATCTCCTTCGACCACTACTTCGGCACGTATCCGAAGGCCACCAACGAGAACGGCACACCGTTCCAGGCCGCGCCGGGCACCCCCGCGGTCAACGGCCTGACCCCGGAGCTGCTCGAGCACAACCCGAACGCCTACAACCCGAAGCGGCTCAGCCCGGACCAGGCGCTGACCTGCGACCAGGCGCACGACTACAACAAGGAACAGGCCGCGTTCAACGGCGGGAAGATGGACAAGTTCGTCGAGCACACCGAGAAGGACAAGTGCACCGGGCAGCCGGTGCTGTTCGGCGAGCCCGGTCTGGTGATGGACTACTTCGACGGCAACACCGTGACCGCGATGTGGAACTACGCGCAGCACTATTCGCTGAACGACAATTCCTTCGACGCGGTGTTCGGCCCGTCCAGCCCCGGCGCGATCAACCTGATCTCCGGGCAGACGCATGGCCTGCAGCCGGTGGACTCGGTCAGCGGCGAGCCGAAGGTCGACCCGAACACCGCCGCGTCCCCGGACTCCCACGGCGTCGGCACCATGATCACCGACCCGGACCCGGCGTTCGACGACTGCTCGGACAAGAACCACACCGCGACCGACAACCTCGGGGCCTTCCAGGGCCGCAACGTCGGCGACCTGCTCAACCGGCGCGGGGTCACGTGGGGCTGGTTCGAGGGCGGGTTCCGCCCCACCGGTGAGGAGAACGGCTACGCGGTCTGCGGCACTCAGCATCCGAACGTCGGCGACCAGGCGGTGGTGGACTACAGCCCGCACCACGAGCCGTTCCAGTACTACCGCTCGACGGCGAATCAGAAGCACCTGCCACCGTCGTCGCTGCACGCGGTGGGGCAGACGGACCAGGCTAACCACCAGTACGACGTCGCGGACTTCAACGACGCGCTGAAGGCGGGCACCATGCCCGCGGTGAGCTTCCTGAAGGCACCGTCCTATCAGGACGGCCACGCGGGCTACTCCGATCCGCTGGACGAACAGGCTTTCGTCGTCGACGAGGTGAACCGTATCCAGGCGTCCCCGAAGTGGGACTCGACCGCGATCGTGCTCGCCTACGACGATTCCGACGGCTGGTACGACCACGTGCCCTCGAAGATCGTCAACGGTTCGCACGACAGCGACCAGGATTCGCCGGTGTGCACGTCGCATCCGGTGCGCCTCGGCGGGGCCGCCGACCGCTGCGGATACGGACCCCGGCTGCCGCTGCTGGTGCTCTCGCCCTACAGCCGGGTCAACCACGTCGACCACACGATGACCGACCAGACCTCGGTGCTGCGGTTCATCGAGGACAACTGGCGGCTGGGCCGGATCGGCGGCGGCTCCTACGACGCGCTCGCCGCCCCGCTGAACGGCATGTTCGACTTCGCCCATCCCCAGGCGAAACCACTGAAACTGGACCCGAAGACCGGGGCGGTGGTCGGCTAG
- a CDS encoding alpha/beta hydrolase, giving the protein MRAGTLVAAVAVVTGAVTAAGTGTAAAEAPGVPVAARVGSTAGVDWGECTAEQLSGVPDDQTGLYSCARYRVPIDHDDASLGTIDLALMKRAAKVPGQRVGSLFLNPGGPGGSGLRMPISGDSYFQPQVMDRFDLIGFDPRGVGDSNPLRCFTTAEDSQDVMGAMVPVPVSRNDISGTLAAYRDYGRFCERNAGALLEHMSTRDVVRDLDTLRAAVGDQRLTYAGFSYGTLIGSTYAAMFPQQTRAIVIDGNVDPELRTNDGVTYDLARAQGFEIALDGFLKRCDQAGDACAFSPGDPRAKFDELREHVRTEPITLPDGTEMDLDALTSAVSGALYSPAGFPELGEALQQAYDVLHPSAQNQSQAGGKSAFAKLPVRNGHADVRPDSPYTTDDSYFGVNCADKPIDIAQDEVPGIAAGADRESPTFGRYQVFSDIAACPAWPAAKTSDPYRGPWQAHTETPVLVVSNYYDPATQYRFGKQMAAELGNSRLLSVDAFGHCILGDSKGVDEAAAAYLIDLKVPADGQVFQPDVQPFSTPGQS; this is encoded by the coding sequence GTGCGGGCGGGCACGCTGGTCGCGGCGGTGGCGGTGGTGACGGGTGCGGTGACCGCGGCCGGCACCGGGACCGCGGCGGCGGAGGCGCCGGGCGTGCCGGTCGCGGCCCGGGTCGGCAGCACTGCCGGGGTCGACTGGGGTGAGTGCACCGCCGAACAGCTCAGCGGGGTCCCGGACGATCAGACCGGGCTGTACAGCTGCGCGCGCTACCGCGTGCCGATCGACCACGACGACGCCTCGCTCGGCACCATCGACCTCGCACTGATGAAACGGGCGGCGAAGGTGCCCGGGCAGCGGGTCGGGTCGCTGTTTCTCAACCCCGGCGGGCCGGGCGGCTCCGGGCTGCGGATGCCGATCTCCGGGGACAGCTACTTCCAGCCGCAGGTGATGGATCGCTTCGACCTGATCGGGTTCGATCCGCGCGGCGTCGGCGACAGCAATCCGCTGCGCTGCTTCACCACCGCGGAGGACTCCCAGGACGTCATGGGTGCGATGGTCCCCGTCCCGGTGTCCCGCAACGACATCTCCGGCACGCTGGCGGCCTACCGCGACTACGGCCGGTTCTGCGAGCGCAACGCGGGCGCCCTGCTGGAGCACATGTCCACCCGCGACGTGGTCCGCGACCTCGACACCCTGCGCGCCGCGGTCGGCGACCAGCGGCTGACCTACGCCGGGTTCTCCTACGGCACCCTCATCGGCTCCACCTACGCCGCGATGTTCCCGCAGCAGACGCGAGCCATCGTGATCGACGGCAACGTCGACCCCGAGCTGCGCACGAACGACGGCGTGACCTACGACCTGGCACGCGCCCAGGGCTTCGAGATCGCGCTCGACGGATTCCTGAAGCGCTGCGACCAGGCCGGTGACGCGTGCGCGTTCAGCCCCGGCGATCCGCGCGCGAAGTTCGACGAGCTGCGCGAGCACGTGCGCACCGAGCCGATCACCCTCCCGGACGGCACCGAGATGGATCTCGATGCCTTGACCAGTGCCGTGTCCGGCGCGTTGTACTCACCGGCGGGCTTCCCCGAGCTGGGCGAGGCGCTGCAGCAGGCCTACGACGTGCTGCACCCGAGTGCGCAGAACCAGAGCCAGGCCGGCGGGAAATCCGCCTTCGCCAAGCTCCCGGTCCGCAACGGTCACGCCGACGTGCGCCCGGACAGCCCGTACACCACCGACGATTCGTACTTCGGCGTGAACTGCGCGGACAAGCCGATCGACATCGCGCAGGACGAGGTGCCGGGCATCGCCGCCGGCGCCGACCGGGAGTCCCCGACCTTCGGGCGCTACCAGGTGTTCTCCGACATCGCGGCCTGCCCGGCCTGGCCCGCCGCGAAGACCTCCGACCCGTACCGCGGGCCGTGGCAGGCGCACACCGAGACGCCGGTGCTGGTGGTCAGCAACTACTATGATCCGGCCACCCAGTACCGGTTCGGCAAGCAGATGGCCGCCGAGCTGGGCAACTCACGGCTGTTGTCGGTGGACGCGTTCGGCCACTGCATCCTGGGCGACTCGAAGGGCGTGGACGAGGCGGCAGCGGCGTACCTGATCGATCTGAAGGTGCCCGCGGACGGCCAGGTGTTCCAGCCGGACGTCCAGCCGTTCAGCACACCCGGGCAGAGCTGA
- the egtD gene encoding L-histidine N(alpha)-methyltransferase — MTEADLQSHRTDVAAELRADVRTGLTAAQKWLPPKWFYDAEGSELFEKITAVPEYYPTRSERAVLADRAGEVAGLTGAHTLVELGSGSSEKTRLLLDALTAHGTLEAFVPMDVSESALAAAAAAISAEYPALDVRGVVGDFTRDLRLLPGTAPRVVAFLGGTIGNFLPTERAGFLRSVREVLAEGEWLLLGTDLVKDSATLERAYDDAAGVTAAFNRNVLRVINAQLGADFDPDTFDHVAHWDAGHEWIEMRLRARRATTVRIPGADLVVEFAEGEHIRTEVSAKFRREGITAELAAAGFAVQRWWTDSQHRFGVSLARSVRA; from the coding sequence ATGACCGAAGCGGACCTGCAGAGCCACCGCACCGACGTGGCCGCCGAACTGCGCGCGGACGTGCGGACCGGCCTCACCGCCGCGCAGAAGTGGTTGCCGCCCAAGTGGTTCTACGACGCCGAAGGCAGCGAGTTGTTCGAGAAGATCACCGCGGTCCCGGAGTACTACCCGACGCGCAGCGAGCGTGCGGTGCTCGCCGACCGGGCCGGGGAGGTGGCCGGCCTCACCGGGGCGCACACGCTCGTGGAGCTGGGCTCCGGGTCGAGTGAGAAGACCCGGCTGCTGCTCGACGCGCTCACCGCGCACGGCACACTCGAGGCGTTCGTGCCGATGGACGTGTCGGAATCGGCGCTGGCCGCGGCGGCCGCGGCGATCTCGGCGGAGTACCCGGCGCTGGACGTGCGCGGCGTCGTCGGCGACTTCACCCGGGATCTGCGGCTGCTGCCGGGCACGGCACCGCGGGTGGTCGCGTTCCTGGGCGGCACGATCGGCAATTTCCTGCCCACCGAGCGGGCCGGGTTCCTGCGGTCGGTGCGGGAGGTGCTGGCCGAGGGGGAGTGGCTGCTGCTCGGCACGGATCTGGTGAAGGACTCCGCAACCCTGGAGCGTGCCTACGACGACGCGGCGGGCGTCACCGCTGCGTTCAACCGGAACGTGCTGCGGGTGATCAACGCGCAGCTGGGCGCGGACTTCGACCCGGACACGTTCGACCACGTGGCGCACTGGGACGCCGGGCACGAGTGGATCGAGATGCGGCTGCGCGCGCGGCGGGCGACGACCGTGCGCATCCCCGGTGCCGATCTCGTCGTCGAGTTCGCCGAGGGGGAGCACATCCGCACGGAGGTCTCCGCGAAGTTCCGCCGGGAGGGGATCACCGCGGAGCTGGCCGCCGCCGGGTTCGCGGTCCAGCGCTGGTGGACCGACTCCCAGCACCGCTTCGGGGTGAGTTTGGCAAGATCGGTGCGTGCGTAA
- a CDS encoding nitroreductase family deazaflavin-dependent oxidoreductase has product MRNPLASLARTLGAQPRVMAASRAIIATDQRLHRWFGGRVSLVGIAGLPSLRLTTTGRRSGLPRSTNLLYYPHGRDIVLTGSNWGRPQNPAWTHNLRANASATVALRGHEVEVKARELQDAEYRRMWAELLEFWPGYAMERSAAGRELPIFLLTPQ; this is encoded by the coding sequence GTGCGTAACCCTCTCGCCTCCCTCGCCCGCACGCTCGGCGCCCAGCCCCGGGTGATGGCCGCCTCCCGCGCCATCATCGCGACCGACCAGCGGCTGCACCGGTGGTTCGGCGGGCGGGTGAGCCTGGTCGGCATCGCCGGCCTGCCGTCGCTGCGCCTGACCACCACCGGCCGCCGCAGCGGCCTGCCCCGCAGCACGAACCTGCTGTACTACCCGCACGGCCGGGATATCGTGCTGACCGGCTCGAACTGGGGCCGCCCGCAGAACCCGGCCTGGACCCACAACCTGCGCGCGAACGCGAGCGCGACGGTCGCCCTGCGCGGCCACGAAGTGGAGGTCAAGGCCCGCGAACTCCAGGACGCCGAGTACCGCCGGATGTGGGCCGAACTGCTGGAGTTCTGGCCCGGCTACGCCATGGAACGCTCCGCCGCCGGCCGCGAGCTGCCGATCTTCCTGCTCACCCCGCAGTAA
- the egtC gene encoding ergothioneine biosynthesis protein EgtC, producing MCRHLAYLGEPCSPAELVFTAPHALLVQSYAPRDMRGGGSVNADGFGLGWYPDPGAPPQLYRRREPLWTDDTLSALAASVRTKAFVAAVRNGTTGMPVTEAAAAPFAEDGWLFSHNGVVRGWPQSMTGLAGRLDLGELLTLAAPTDSVLLWALLRARLRAGEEPLAAVSALVAEVEAAAPGSRLNFLLTDGETLVGTAWTHALSWRRTATGVVLASEPCDPDPTWQPVPERHAVRVTASGVEISALSGEPSPDAARSTEAPPPDAALSPGTPSLQSSPSPSLERSPAR from the coding sequence ATGTGCCGTCACCTCGCGTATCTGGGCGAGCCCTGCTCGCCCGCCGAGCTGGTGTTCACCGCCCCGCATGCGCTGCTGGTGCAGTCGTACGCGCCCCGCGACATGCGGGGCGGCGGGTCGGTGAACGCCGACGGATTCGGTCTCGGCTGGTACCCGGATCCGGGTGCGCCGCCGCAGCTTTACCGGCGCCGGGAGCCACTGTGGACAGACGACACGCTGTCCGCGCTGGCCGCCTCGGTGCGTACGAAGGCGTTCGTCGCCGCGGTGCGCAACGGCACCACCGGAATGCCGGTCACCGAAGCGGCGGCCGCGCCGTTCGCCGAGGACGGCTGGCTGTTCAGCCACAACGGAGTGGTCCGCGGGTGGCCGCAGTCGATGACCGGACTCGCCGGCCGCCTCGATCTGGGTGAGCTGCTGACCCTGGCAGCACCCACGGATTCGGTCCTGCTGTGGGCGCTGCTGCGTGCGCGATTGCGTGCGGGCGAGGAGCCGCTGGCCGCAGTGTCCGCGCTCGTCGCCGAAGTCGAGGCGGCCGCACCCGGGTCCCGGCTGAATTTTCTGCTCACCGACGGGGAAACGCTGGTCGGCACGGCGTGGACGCATGCGCTGTCCTGGCGGCGCACGGCGACCGGGGTCGTGCTCGCGTCCGAACCGTGCGATCCGGACCCGACCTGGCAGCCGGTGCCCGAGCGGCACGCCGTGCGCGTCACCGCGTCCGGCGTGGAGATCTCGGCTCTGTCCGGAGAACCGTCTCCGGACGCAGCACGGTCTACGGAAGCACCGCCCCCGGACGCAGCACTGTCTCCGGGAACACCGTCCCTGCAATCGTCGCCCTCCCCGTCTCTGGAACGGAGTCCCGCCCGATGA